The DNA window GCGAGCTCATATACAAGACCGCTTAATTGCGGCGTAAAATGCCAGATAATAGCCGTCACCGTTCCGACCACCATCCCCGCCAGCACCCCCTCACGGGTCGTCTTGCGCCACCAGAGGGTAAGAAGCATCGCCGGCCCGAACGCCGCCCCCAGCCCCGACCAGGCAAATCCGACCATGGTGAACACCAATTCCTGGGAAACCAGAGCGATTATAATCGCCAATATTCCCACCACAAAGGTAATTACCCGGGATAGCGAAACCAGTCGCCTGTCGGACGCCTTTCTATTAATCAGATTATGATATATATCTCTGACCACCGCTGAGGTTGTCACCAGCAACTGGCTATCGGCGGTGGACATCATTGCCGCGATTGCCCCTGAAATCAAAATCCCTGCTAACCATGCCGGAACCAGCCGGGTCGCCATCATCGGCATTATTTTCTCGGCATCGGATACCTCCCCGCTGCCAAAAATGACCAGGGCAAATAGACCCAGAAAAATCGCCCCCCAGAAAGCGACAACCGACCAGGTAATCCCGATTAATGTCCCCCGGCGCAAATCTTCCGGGTTATTCACCGCCATGAACCGCACCAGCAAATGCGGCTGTCCCATATAACCCAACCCCCATGCCAGTCCCGAAATTATCGAAAATGCGGCAAAGATTCCAGTGTGACCTCCCAGCACGGAGAGATGGTCCCGATGAGATTGCGACAGATGCCCCACCATCTTTTCCCATCCACCAATCTCAATCAGTCCAACAAGAGGTAGAATGACAAGAGTGGCAATCATCAGGGCGCCCTGGAAGAGGTCGGTCCAGGCGACCGCAAAAAAGCCTCCCATAATGGTGTAAAAAAGTATAATCGCCGCGCCAAAGAGCATCCCCCAAAAGGTGGAAAGTCCGAACGATACATTCAGCACTTTGCCCGCGCCGATAAATTGCGCCGATACATAGAAGGCAAAGAAAAATACGATGATTATGGTGGCAAATGTCCGAATCGACCGTGAGGTGTCATTGAATTTATGCTCAAAGAACTCCGGAATTGTTATGGCATAATTATATTCCGACTCTGTTCGGAGACGGCGCGAGATGAATATCCAGGAGAATAAAATACCGCTGGTACATCCAATCGCCACCCATAACTCCGAAAGGCCAGAGACAAAAACTACTCCCGGAAGACCGAGAAGCAACCAGGCTGATTCACCTGAGGCTCTCTCCGAGAAAGTGATAACCCAGATACCCAGTTTCCGTCCCGCCAGCAGATAGTCATCGATAGTCTTATTCAGGCGCGCCGTGAGCAATCCCACCACAAATATCGCAATCAGATAGCCTGCAAAACCGAGTAGAACCGGGTTCACTGCCTGTCCTTTCGGCCCTGACAAAAAAAGTAAAATACCCCAATGGAGACCAGAATAACCGGGGGAGCGAAGAGCCAGAAATAGGTCCAGGAACTCATATTTATCTGAGATTACATCTTGGTGGGGTCGACCGGCCGCGCCTCGGCGGGACCCTTAACAGGTGGATTCACCCACTCCGGTTCAAACTGGAGCGGTTTCTCACTGGTAAAGAGATGACCGTCGCGGGCTTTTCTTACGAAGGCGTAACAGACAGATTGCCCTGTTGCGATTATGGAGAAAATATAAGCGACAACTATGACAAAAACCCCGAATAGGGAAAGCGCCATTATATAACCGGCTAAACCCGGCTCGGCGACCCCTTTCAAAAATTCTATGGTAAATCCAAATTTCAGCCCCGGTAATGCCGTGGTGAGCTGCCTGACGGCGGGACTTTGCAGTGGGAGATGAGCCGCCCCTGAGGCAAAAAGGTCGTTTATCTTCTCCCCTCCTCCCAGCTGAGTTATGAATTGCAGAAACTGCAGGGCGCGGTACGAGAAATAGGCGAAGATAAATCCGCAGATTTTTGCCGCAGCCAGCGAGTATGCTGTGATAGCCAGCCAGAGAAACGGCTGGCGCGTTATGACCGTGAAGATTTCCAGTATGGAATTAAACGCCTCCCCATGCCGGTCGGCGGCAACTGTCGCCGGCATTATCAGAACGGAAAGAGAGAGTACAAAAATTATCAAAACGGAAAATATCGCTATAATGAAATTCGGAAAAACCAAAAACAGGGCATACATCCAATCCCCTAAATACGGTATTCGTGTCAGAAACCCGAAAAGAACGCCTAAGAGAAGAATGAACCCCAGGAATATGACAATCGCCAGATGAGAAACAAAAATCTGTCCGAATCGACTCAAGGCAAATCTTATCGCCGCCAGGGAAGTGAAAAAGGGATTCCCCCGCATCATTTCGAAATCAAAAATCGAGACCCCCACCATCCCGGTCATAAGAATCCAGATTCCCAGAAGGATTCCCATTAAGTGGATAATCTTCGCCGCCGTTCCGGCAAACCAGAGGGCGCCCAGTGGAACCAGACCGTACCGCGCGAAAAATGCCGAAAGACTTCCCCCA is part of the Candidatus Zixiibacteriota bacterium genome and encodes:
- a CDS encoding sodium/proline symporter; the protein is MNPVLLGFAGYLIAIFVVGLLTARLNKTIDDYLLAGRKLGIWVITFSERASGESAWLLLGLPGVVFVSGLSELWVAIGCTSGILFSWIFISRRLRTESEYNYAITIPEFFEHKFNDTSRSIRTFATIIIVFFFAFYVSAQFIGAGKVLNVSFGLSTFWGMLFGAAIILFYTIMGGFFAVAWTDLFQGALMIATLVILPLVGLIEIGGWEKMVGHLSQSHRDHLSVLGGHTGIFAAFSIISGLAWGLGYMGQPHLLVRFMAVNNPEDLRRGTLIGITWSVVAFWGAIFLGLFALVIFGSGEVSDAEKIMPMMATRLVPAWLAGILISGAIAAMMSTADSQLLVTTSAVVRDIYHNLINRKASDRRLVSLSRVITFVVGILAIIIALVSQELVFTMVGFAWSGLGAAFGPAMLLTLWWRKTTREGVLAGMVVGTVTAIIWHFTPQLSGLVYELAPSYILALIAVWLVSLVTAPENHRAG